In a single window of the Nocardiopsis composta genome:
- a CDS encoding fused MFS/spermidine synthase, with the protein MTTTEQTPPASTAAAPVRAAPYNVLFTAAILLSALLLFAVQPMVSKVLLPPYGGAAAVWTTSLLFFQTVLLIGYAYSHYAPRLLGRYHPLVHAALVLTPLAVLPIALPAWASPDGSAPVAAWLLLVLTAMVGLPFAVLSTTGPLIQAWYARLGLPRSDDPYFLYAASNVGSLTALIAYPFVVEPLLGIGAQAGWWAAGYGCFAVLMLGCVLVTLRRAKRNGGAPAPTPAEEDAPRPAETAPPASERAVTWRRRLLWIGLSALPSSLMQGATGYMSTDVAAVPLLWVIPLALFLLTYIIAFGVRRHGWVGGAVDVVLIGMLPVLFLSQASSILPIPVAVLATLAMLTAVSLACHGLLAADRPAPARLTEFFLITSLGGALGSLFNGVIAPLVFDRVLEYPLALIASALLALAARNSSRVLGRLAERRAARLTSIFLAGVLLMVYLTTEAAWVILAVALATMLAAMLTITRARARAIAFGVAGLALLVNSQFIQTDVVESGRTFFGSYMIREEDGVRRLAHGTTVHGFQPLDPEQASEPTSYYSRTGPVGDLFAAYGGDAGAVGVVGLGTGAIAAYGEDGQRFDFYEIDPEMVRIAEDPERFTYLSGCACDVRTVVGDGRLKLGEAPEGEYDVILLDAFTSDAIPTHMLTREALAEFAERLAPGGVLAVHVSNRNLELAPMVGATSAEAGLEGVVRYDPNTDTDGGEANPLATSSEWIALAPDAAALEPLTRSGAPNAGQWSPLPDDGPVWTDSYSSLLGILK; encoded by the coding sequence ATGACGACGACCGAGCAGACACCCCCCGCGAGCACTGCGGCCGCGCCCGTCCGGGCGGCCCCCTACAACGTGCTCTTCACCGCCGCCATCCTGCTCAGCGCGCTGCTGCTGTTCGCGGTCCAGCCGATGGTGTCGAAGGTGCTGCTGCCCCCGTACGGGGGCGCCGCAGCCGTCTGGACCACGTCCCTGCTCTTCTTCCAGACGGTGCTGCTGATCGGCTACGCCTACTCGCACTACGCGCCGCGGCTGCTCGGCCGCTACCATCCGCTGGTGCACGCGGCGCTGGTCCTCACGCCGCTCGCGGTGCTGCCGATCGCGCTGCCGGCCTGGGCCTCGCCGGACGGCTCCGCTCCGGTCGCCGCCTGGCTGCTGCTGGTCCTCACCGCCATGGTCGGCCTCCCGTTCGCGGTGCTGAGCACCACGGGACCGCTGATCCAGGCCTGGTACGCCCGGCTCGGGCTGCCCCGCTCCGACGACCCGTACTTCCTGTACGCGGCGAGCAACGTCGGCAGCCTCACCGCGCTGATCGCCTACCCGTTCGTGGTGGAGCCGCTGCTGGGCATCGGGGCGCAGGCCGGATGGTGGGCCGCGGGCTACGGCTGCTTCGCCGTGCTGATGCTGGGCTGCGTCCTGGTCACGCTCCGGCGGGCGAAGCGGAACGGAGGCGCCCCCGCTCCCACCCCCGCCGAGGAGGACGCTCCCCGCCCGGCCGAGACCGCCCCGCCCGCCTCCGAGCGCGCCGTCACCTGGCGCCGCCGGCTGCTGTGGATCGGGCTGTCCGCGCTGCCGTCGTCGCTGATGCAGGGCGCCACCGGCTACATGTCGACCGACGTGGCCGCGGTGCCGCTGCTGTGGGTGATCCCGCTGGCGCTATTCCTGCTGACCTACATCATCGCGTTCGGGGTCCGGCGGCACGGCTGGGTCGGCGGGGCGGTCGACGTGGTCCTCATCGGGATGCTGCCGGTGCTGTTCCTGTCCCAGGCGTCCTCCATCCTCCCGATCCCGGTGGCCGTCCTGGCCACCCTGGCCATGCTCACCGCGGTCTCGCTGGCCTGCCACGGGCTGCTCGCCGCGGACCGGCCGGCCCCTGCGCGCCTGACCGAGTTCTTCCTCATCACCTCGCTCGGCGGCGCGCTGGGCAGCCTGTTCAACGGCGTCATCGCTCCGCTGGTCTTCGACCGCGTGCTGGAGTATCCGCTGGCGCTGATCGCCTCGGCGCTGCTCGCACTGGCCGCCCGCAACTCCTCCCGGGTGCTCGGCCGCCTCGCCGAGCGGCGGGCGGCGCGGCTGACCTCGATCTTCCTGGCCGGCGTGCTGCTGATGGTGTACCTGACCACCGAGGCCGCCTGGGTCATCCTCGCGGTGGCCCTGGCGACGATGCTGGCCGCGATGCTGACCATCACCCGTGCCCGCGCCCGCGCAATCGCCTTCGGGGTCGCGGGCCTCGCCCTGCTCGTCAACTCCCAGTTCATCCAGACCGACGTGGTGGAGAGCGGGCGCACCTTCTTCGGGTCCTACATGATCCGTGAGGAGGACGGCGTGCGCCGCCTCGCCCACGGCACGACGGTGCACGGCTTCCAGCCGCTGGACCCGGAGCAGGCGAGCGAGCCGACCTCCTACTACTCCCGCACCGGCCCGGTCGGCGACCTGTTCGCCGCCTACGGCGGGGACGCCGGCGCCGTCGGCGTGGTGGGGCTGGGCACGGGCGCGATCGCCGCCTACGGCGAGGACGGGCAGCGCTTCGACTTCTACGAGATCGACCCGGAGATGGTGCGCATCGCCGAAGACCCGGAGCGGTTCACCTACCTGTCCGGCTGCGCCTGCGATGTCCGCACGGTCGTCGGGGACGGCCGGCTGAAACTGGGCGAGGCTCCCGAGGGCGAATACGACGTGATCCTGCTGGACGCCTTCACCTCCGACGCCATCCCCACGCACATGCTCACCCGGGAGGCCCTGGCGGAGTTCGCCGAGCGCCTGGCCCCGGGCGGCGTGCTCGCGGTGCACGTCAGCAACCGCAACCTGGAGCTGGCCCCGATGGTCGGCGCCACCTCCGCGGAGGCCGGCCTGGAGGGCGTCGTCCGGTACGACCCGAACACCGACACCGACGGAGGCGAGGCCAACCCCCTCGCGACCTCCTCCGAGTGGATCGCACTCGCCCCGGACGCCGCCGCCCTGGAACCCCTCACCCGCTCCGGGGCCCCCAACGCCGGGCAGTGGTCTCCCCTGCCCGACGACGGCCCGGTGTGGACCGACTCCTACTCGTCCCTGCTGGGCATCCTCAAGTGA
- a CDS encoding DUF6612 family protein: protein MKKKFATVLVGAGTVLAVGGCGMLPGAGGSGGGGGEGGGGGLSSLNPVEIVAKAVDNTEQAESYTASMTMSGSMQGQSLDTQADIEYTSDPEPTVKMSTTAQGTEAVMLMRGSEMVMEDPGGSGWMRMDLGEMGMSNAGSQDPLSEVEKLLAAEDVQESGSEEVNGVGTTRYSGSYSAAEAASKIGDEQLAQQAEQVYSQMGIESVDFEVFVDDDGLPRRVTSNAGDTLESTIDFLTFNEPVDIQYPSPDQITDMGDMGGLDTGGF from the coding sequence ATGAAGAAGAAGTTCGCCACCGTGCTCGTCGGCGCGGGCACCGTCCTCGCGGTCGGTGGATGCGGGATGCTTCCGGGCGCCGGCGGCTCCGGTGGTGGCGGGGGCGAAGGCGGCGGAGGCGGCCTGTCCTCGCTCAACCCGGTGGAGATCGTGGCCAAGGCGGTGGACAACACCGAGCAGGCCGAGAGCTACACCGCCAGCATGACGATGTCCGGCTCGATGCAGGGCCAGTCCCTCGACACCCAGGCCGACATCGAATACACCTCCGACCCCGAGCCGACCGTCAAGATGAGCACCACCGCCCAGGGCACGGAGGCGGTCATGCTCATGCGCGGCAGCGAGATGGTCATGGAGGACCCCGGCGGCTCCGGGTGGATGCGGATGGACCTGGGCGAGATGGGCATGTCCAACGCCGGTTCCCAGGACCCGCTCTCCGAGGTGGAGAAGCTGCTCGCCGCCGAGGACGTGCAGGAGAGCGGCTCCGAAGAGGTCAACGGGGTCGGCACCACCCGGTACAGCGGCTCCTACAGCGCCGCCGAGGCCGCGAGCAAGATCGGCGACGAGCAGCTGGCCCAGCAGGCCGAGCAGGTCTACAGCCAGATGGGCATCGAGAGCGTCGACTTCGAGGTCTTCGTCGACGACGACGGCCTGCCGCGCCGGGTGACCAGCAACGCGGGCGACACCCTGGAGAGCACCATCGACTTCCTCACCTTCAACGAGCCGGTGGACATCCAGTACCCCTCCCCCGACCAGATCACCGACATGGGTGACATGGGCGGCCTGGACACCGGCGGCTTCTGA
- a CDS encoding SdpI family protein: MSDWAAAGSFFVLLAGFLAWTARHSVRPGVDIRTGPGVRVPATLASEQAWHAAHLRARPFFLAGAAVALVAGAVFLARAALGAVTAVLAIGAARGISAARAATGP; the protein is encoded by the coding sequence GTGTCCGACTGGGCTGCGGCCGGTTCCTTCTTCGTCCTTCTGGCGGGCTTCCTCGCCTGGACGGCGCGGCACTCGGTGCGCCCGGGCGTCGACATCCGCACCGGCCCCGGGGTGCGGGTCCCCGCCACCCTCGCCTCCGAGCAGGCGTGGCACGCCGCCCACCTGCGCGCCCGCCCGTTCTTCCTGGCCGGTGCGGCGGTCGCGCTCGTCGCCGGAGCCGTTTTCCTCGCCCGGGCCGCGCTCGGTGCGGTCACCGCGGTCCTCGCGATCGGTGCCGCCCGCGGGATCAGCGCGGCCCGCGCCGCCACCGGGCCCTGA
- a CDS encoding WGR domain-containing protein: MNHRTIEPRTYLELSEEGGGAHKFYEVVVDGTEVTIRYGRIGEPGQSRTARHATVAKAEATAAKKIAEKLRKGYEPAVQGQRQRRPVTRRQIVSHRSSARQAPVLWRFRSGSAAFGIFVDDERAWVGNQAGDVYALSHDGRVTARYGLPDGVKCIVADDFWIYAGCDDGKVYELGGKIPHAAYEIADNVDIFWLDVHDGVLGVSDAQGGITTIDHEDEFQWSRRSAGTSAWMVRCDDEGVYHGHSAGVAMYDSRTGDRLWEVPTSGQVLFGWQEGDEVFAGTSRQVVHRIGKDGTMRSTYRCDGSVFSCAASPDGRYVFAGDNHSSVYCFARDGRRLWKLATGCGSAYSMQFHGDRLYIVTTDGSLACIDASEAAISAAEQGSVPAPVDVKMASIAAATPSTELETVTAAEASTAGGVVVECVQENGRLRVRVASPGFREDWRVQFPKDIRRPGARYLVDEVRASDRGGFYRVRGDIRRLG; this comes from the coding sequence ATGAACCACCGCACGATCGAGCCTCGAACCTACCTCGAACTCTCCGAGGAGGGCGGCGGCGCACACAAGTTCTACGAGGTCGTCGTGGACGGCACCGAGGTGACCATCCGCTACGGGCGGATCGGCGAGCCGGGGCAGAGCCGCACCGCGCGGCACGCCACCGTCGCCAAGGCCGAGGCCACCGCCGCGAAGAAGATCGCGGAGAAGCTCCGCAAGGGCTACGAGCCCGCCGTGCAGGGGCAGCGCCAGCGCCGCCCGGTGACCAGGCGGCAGATCGTCAGCCACCGCTCGTCGGCCCGGCAGGCGCCGGTGCTGTGGCGGTTCCGCTCCGGCAGCGCCGCGTTCGGCATCTTCGTCGACGACGAGCGCGCCTGGGTCGGCAACCAGGCCGGGGACGTCTACGCGCTGTCGCACGACGGCCGGGTGACCGCCCGCTACGGGCTGCCCGACGGCGTCAAGTGCATCGTCGCCGACGACTTCTGGATCTACGCCGGCTGCGACGACGGCAAGGTCTACGAGCTGGGCGGCAAGATCCCGCACGCCGCCTACGAGATCGCCGACAACGTCGACATCTTCTGGCTGGACGTGCACGACGGGGTGCTCGGCGTCTCCGACGCCCAGGGCGGCATCACCACCATCGACCACGAGGACGAGTTCCAGTGGTCCCGGCGCAGCGCCGGCACCTCGGCGTGGATGGTCCGCTGCGACGACGAGGGCGTCTACCACGGGCACTCCGCCGGGGTGGCGATGTACGACTCCCGCACCGGCGACCGGCTGTGGGAGGTCCCGACCAGCGGGCAGGTGCTGTTCGGCTGGCAGGAGGGCGACGAGGTGTTCGCAGGCACCTCCCGGCAGGTGGTGCACCGCATCGGCAAGGACGGGACGATGCGCTCCACCTACCGCTGCGACGGCTCGGTGTTCTCCTGCGCCGCCTCGCCCGACGGCCGCTACGTGTTCGCCGGGGACAACCACTCCTCGGTGTACTGCTTCGCCCGCGACGGGCGCCGGCTGTGGAAGCTCGCGACCGGCTGCGGCTCGGCCTACTCGATGCAGTTCCACGGCGACCGGCTCTACATCGTCACCACCGACGGCTCGCTGGCCTGCATCGACGCCAGCGAGGCCGCGATCAGCGCCGCCGAGCAGGGCAGCGTCCCCGCCCCGGTCGACGTCAAGATGGCGTCCATCGCCGCGGCCACCCCCTCCACCGAGCTGGAGACCGTCACCGCCGCGGAGGCCTCCACCGCCGGCGGCGTCGTGGTGGAGTGCGTCCAGGAGAACGGCCGGCTGCGGGTCCGCGTCGCCTCACCCGGCTTCCGCGAGGACTGGCGGGTCCAGTTCCCCAAGGACATCCGCCGCCCCGGCGCCCGCTACCTGGTGGACGAGGTCCGCGCCTCCGACCGCGGCGGCTTCTACCGGGTCCGCGGCGACATCCGCCGCCTCGGCTGA